One segment of Pangasianodon hypophthalmus isolate fPanHyp1 chromosome 10, fPanHyp1.pri, whole genome shotgun sequence DNA contains the following:
- the trmt61b gene encoding tRNA (adenine(58)-N(1))-methyltransferase, mitochondrial, whose amino-acid sequence MSAFGLCCSLGPSIKMTPRLARVCATCLSHKVNRSDLRIASLAWTKWFGTGPKSPAGDDDGSEAPVPSGPTLSPFSRRASRFGRRPLSPLERVSQMLPQESLSEEVWELRRNKPSDENEDTETQTPEKLMEDLDVHEQPGDVDSVDRVVNQRKEEMMHAHVLPGERVMCFGEVLLAEYRRKRRLELQKMFQLEKGSRLGSNCGFVAHDVIQGCHAGTVFRTNLGLPMLIRRPSLEEFTLFMKRGPAIAYPKDASAMLMMMDVNAGDCVLESGSGSGAMSLFLSRAVGSIGTVLSVEVRADHHRRAVLNYERWRSSWKLRSGNEWPENVHFHLGDLINAAPLLAGRSFNSVALDMINPHLALPTVIPHLHTGGVCAVYQANITQIIDLMEGLRCSTLPLVCERIIEVQYRDWLLAPSLKKDGSFHQRKTSPGEETTESENDDSNDEAHESPAHFPFGSIPYIARPHPEQNGHTAFLVKLRKISK is encoded by the exons ATGTCTGCTTTTGGGTTGTGTTGCAGTTTGGGTCCCTCAATTAAAATGACACCAAGGCTGGCCAGAGTGTGTGCCACATGTTTAAGTCATAAGGTCAACCGGAGTGATCTCAGAATTGCTTCATTAGCTTGGACAAAGTGGTTTGGGACAGGTCCAAAAAGTCCAGCTGGAGATGATGATGGTTCTGAAGCACCGGTGCCATCTGGTCCAACACTTTCTCCATTCTCAAGGCGAGCTTCTCGATTTGGGAGGCGACCCTTGTCACCTTTAGAGAGAGTGAGTCAAATGTTACCCCAGGAATCGTtaagtgaggaggtctgggaaCTCAGACGGAATAAACCAAGTGACGAGAATGAAGACACGGAAACACAGACTCCAGAGAAGCTCATGGAAGATCTAGATGTTCATGAACAACCTGGAGATGTTGACAGTGTTGACAGAGTTGTAAATCAGCGCAAGGAAGAAATGATGCACGCTCATGTTCTACCTGGGGAGCGTGTGATGTGTTTTGGAGAAGTCCTGCTTGCTGAGTACCGCCGTAAACGAAGGCTGGAGTTACAGAAGATGTTCCAGCTGGAGAAAGGATCTAGGCTGGGGAGCAACTGTGGTTTTGTAGCTCATGATGTCATCCAGGGCTGCCATGCCGGGACGGTTTTCCGCACCAACCTGGGGCTCCCTATGCTCATCCGCAGACCCAGTCTCGAAGAGTTCACGCTGTTTATGAAAAGAGGGCCTGCTATTGCTTATCCAAAA GACGCCAGTGCCatgctgatgatgatggatgTGAACGCGGGAGACTGTGTGCTGGAGTCGGGGTCTGGATCCGGAGCCAtgagtctcttcctgtcccGAGCag TGGGCTCTATTGGAACCGTGCTGAGTGTTGAAGTAAGAGCGGACCACCACAGACGGGCCGTGTTAAATTACGAGCGCTGGCGTTCGTCCTGGAAGCTGCGCAGTGGAAATGAGTGGCCTGAAAATGTCCACTTTCACCTCGGAGATCTCATAAATGCCGCCCCCTTGCTTGCTGGGCGGAGCTTCAATTCC gtggcTCTGGATATGATTAACCCTCATCTGGCTTTACCCACAGTCATCCCTCATCTCCatacaggaggtgtgtgtgccGTCTATCAGGCCAA TATTACACAGATCATCGACTTAATGGAAGGACTTCGCTGCTCCACACTTCCTCTGGTGTGTGAACGCATCATCGAGGTGCAGTACAGGGATTGGCTGCTTGCGCCGTCGCTCAAAAAAGACGGCTCCTTCCACCAGCGAAAAACATCTCCAGGTGAAGAAACCACAGAGAGCGAGAATGACGACTCAAATGATGAAG